A genome region from Anastrepha obliqua isolate idAnaObli1 chromosome 4, idAnaObli1_1.0, whole genome shotgun sequence includes the following:
- the LOC129245423 gene encoding uncharacterized protein LOC129245423 isoform X2 — MKFFAIATFAAILACACADVSELGYAYSQPAASAPVNSYIPPAANVPIPSFAPAPAPVYHPAPAPVHHHHVPAAAAPAPVYAPAPVYHPAPSAPVSSYIPPAATAPEPVFAPAPAPHYHPEPAAAAPAPVYAPAPAPVYHPAPAAAAPAPVYAPAPVYAPEPVYQQAASETYEQPAEDGYRYRTVRRRVLKHRRF, encoded by the exons atg AAATTCTTCGCCATCGCCACCTTCGCCGCCATCTTGGCCTGCGCTTGCGCTGATGTCTCTGAGTTGGGTTACGCTTACAGCCAACCTGCTGCTAGCGCTCCCGTGAACTCATACATCCCACCAGCTGCCAATGTCCCCATTCCATCATTCGCCCCTGCCCCAGCACCAGTATACCACCCAGCACCTGCTCCAGTCCACCACCACCACGTTCCTGCTGCCGCTGCTCCAGCTCCAGTCTATGCCCCTGCTCCAGTCTACCACCCTGCGCCATCTGCTCCCGTGTCGTCGTACATCCCACCAGCTGCTACTGCCCCTGAGCCAGTCTTTGCTCCAGCTCCAGCTCCACACTATCACCCAGAACCCGCTGCAGCTGCTCCTGCCCCAGTTTATGCTCCAGCTCCAGCTCCAGTCTACCACCCAGCACCTGCTGCCGCTGCTCCAGCTCCAGTCTATGCTCCAGCCCCAGTCTATGCTCCAGAGCCAGTTTATCAACAAGCTGCTTCTGAGACTTACGAACAACCTGCTGAAGATGGTTACCGTTACCGCACTGTCCGTCGTCGTGTGCTCAAACACCGTCGTTTCTAA
- the LOC129245423 gene encoding uncharacterized protein LOC129245423 isoform X1: MVLKWSKSQKFFAIATFAAILACACADVSELGYAYSQPAASAPVNSYIPPAANVPIPSFAPAPAPVYHPAPAPVHHHHVPAAAAPAPVYAPAPVYHPAPSAPVSSYIPPAATAPEPVFAPAPAPHYHPEPAAAAPAPVYAPAPAPVYHPAPAAAAPAPVYAPAPVYAPEPVYQQAASETYEQPAEDGYRYRTVRRRVLKHRRF; this comes from the coding sequence AAATTCTTCGCCATCGCCACCTTCGCCGCCATCTTGGCCTGCGCTTGCGCTGATGTCTCTGAGTTGGGTTACGCTTACAGCCAACCTGCTGCTAGCGCTCCCGTGAACTCATACATCCCACCAGCTGCCAATGTCCCCATTCCATCATTCGCCCCTGCCCCAGCACCAGTATACCACCCAGCACCTGCTCCAGTCCACCACCACCACGTTCCTGCTGCCGCTGCTCCAGCTCCAGTCTATGCCCCTGCTCCAGTCTACCACCCTGCGCCATCTGCTCCCGTGTCGTCGTACATCCCACCAGCTGCTACTGCCCCTGAGCCAGTCTTTGCTCCAGCTCCAGCTCCACACTATCACCCAGAACCCGCTGCAGCTGCTCCTGCCCCAGTTTATGCTCCAGCTCCAGCTCCAGTCTACCACCCAGCACCTGCTGCCGCTGCTCCAGCTCCAGTCTATGCTCCAGCCCCAGTCTATGCTCCAGAGCCAGTTTATCAACAAGCTGCTTCTGAGACTTACGAACAACCTGCTGAAGATGGTTACCGTTACCGCACTGTCCGTCGTCGTGTGCTCAAACACCGTCGTTTCTAA